A stretch of the Thiocystis violascens DSM 198 genome encodes the following:
- a CDS encoding ATP-binding protein, translating into MPSLNRIVLINTHLQGVVELVVDGHTNICGTNASGKTTLQRLVPVFYGEYPSRVVPTTRDSFERWYLPTEQSFIVYEYRNLDGQLCQAVLAAAKDGRGVDYRLVHKAFDLADYTRARQGDTLTCLGMTELGRQLKQAGVTASHLLNTREYRAILQNDRGQLGARGNSGTLRSFARQFSLCETGHSLRHIEKLVQAVHSREGKMETVRSMIAAILEEEGVTPPTSLLKSPQVDAWIRESQLVQGFNALRPDFEKLEREYHDLLDGERRLGGLLRGYRLDEPRLRQTRDEQSAAIEQSGFALKQLEEGWKQRCDGLHLELSAARGEISRAEDELKQIEQQYQGFLDAEIEQARADLDKIEIWRDELENLRGRYRLLTDRHQDVKQEHLERREAIKDQRDRRLDQLRDQQTSLGEQRDARIEARNSELEALKLRQQQERETGLEGLRDQEGQHKLERERLDVWIQSAGFTEDENRSLAILDRRLEQTEADVEAADARVRESDAREQALRRQREEANVALRAAAHGVGERQAQREEVQRLLYPGQHSLLEFLRRELPGWEAHLGKTIDSALLQRADLKPALIEPPRDALFGVCLDLSAIELPEHAAAEPILCQRLQLAEDALKDAENRQQAAEKSLGDLTSALDEQHRELTLAGAKQRGQREDWRRLKDERRACKEQLDEALRERRNGARKQRTELEARIQRLAGERQQWLEDLRIRHGDAQLELNAHWREAIGRLDHDLRQLRDSMEEGKRTAKAELDACTAWFNGELKSRGLDEQEIIGLNQRIGVLDKQIKRAEQRRPEVRQYDDWFQLNWMTRKPKLQDELDDNRRRAATLDQALKSVNSDFKRERSQLTETRERAMHRKNASEERMNRLKSLLGRFNALKLPRDEAPPEGEIDERLRLGDELLYERGRMLDAVKGHVERFDTLIAGQSGSSLAETWERGREDSMMVDEQGMRRLDHRRLVPHLAQLLTVMVPQSLMALREQGRMFGLDLNNYYAVLVDIDRRIAAQSARITREVSEDLFLDGVSDSAVRIRSRIGELEFWPDLRAFITAFKAWREDDFSGLPGEDYIGSLRRALDIIGRSAQSGNIAGLLEIELRLREGRSDLVIRTDRQLSESSSHGMAYLILCKFLLAFTRLLRGNAPVTIHWPIDELGTLHYQNVKKIFDACTANGIHVLGAFPNPDSEVLGLFANRYIVNKQTRQLQVVKPRADAIAAMLRQRQAEEAL; encoded by the coding sequence ATGCCCAGCCTCAATCGCATCGTCCTGATCAACACCCATCTCCAGGGCGTGGTGGAACTCGTCGTGGATGGTCACACCAATATCTGCGGCACCAATGCCTCCGGCAAGACGACCCTGCAGCGGCTGGTGCCGGTGTTCTATGGCGAGTACCCGAGCCGGGTCGTGCCAACGACCCGCGACAGTTTCGAGCGCTGGTATCTGCCCACCGAGCAGAGTTTCATCGTCTACGAATACCGGAACCTGGACGGGCAACTCTGTCAGGCCGTGCTGGCCGCCGCCAAGGATGGCCGGGGCGTGGACTATCGTCTGGTACACAAGGCCTTCGATCTGGCGGACTATACCCGTGCCCGTCAGGGCGACACCCTCACCTGTCTCGGCATGACCGAGTTGGGCCGCCAACTGAAACAGGCTGGTGTGACCGCCAGCCATTTGCTCAATACCCGCGAGTACCGCGCCATCCTGCAGAACGATCGCGGCCAGCTCGGCGCGCGCGGCAACAGCGGCACGCTGCGCTCGTTCGCACGGCAGTTCTCGCTCTGCGAGACGGGGCATTCGCTGCGTCATATCGAAAAACTCGTTCAGGCCGTGCACTCGCGGGAGGGCAAGATGGAAACCGTGCGGTCCATGATCGCCGCCATCCTGGAAGAAGAGGGCGTCACCCCGCCGACCTCGCTGCTCAAGTCCCCGCAGGTGGATGCCTGGATTCGCGAAAGCCAGCTCGTGCAGGGGTTCAACGCGCTGCGCCCCGATTTTGAAAAGCTGGAGCGCGAATACCATGATCTGCTGGACGGCGAACGGCGCCTCGGTGGTCTGCTGCGGGGCTACCGACTCGACGAGCCCCGGCTGCGACAGACGCGGGACGAACAGAGCGCGGCCATCGAACAGAGCGGTTTTGCCCTCAAACAGTTGGAGGAAGGCTGGAAACAGCGATGCGACGGGTTGCACCTGGAACTCTCCGCCGCGCGCGGCGAGATCAGCCGTGCCGAAGACGAGCTGAAACAGATCGAACAGCAGTACCAGGGCTTTCTGGACGCCGAGATCGAGCAGGCACGGGCTGATCTGGACAAGATCGAGATCTGGCGTGATGAGCTGGAGAACCTGCGTGGCCGCTATCGTCTGCTCACCGATCGGCATCAGGATGTGAAACAGGAGCATCTGGAGCGCCGCGAAGCGATCAAGGACCAGCGCGACCGTCGGCTGGACCAGTTGCGCGACCAGCAGACGAGCCTTGGCGAGCAGCGTGACGCTCGGATCGAAGCGCGTAACAGCGAACTCGAAGCCTTGAAACTGCGCCAGCAACAGGAACGCGAGACAGGGCTGGAGGGTTTGCGCGATCAAGAGGGTCAGCACAAACTCGAACGCGAGCGTCTGGATGTCTGGATCCAGAGCGCCGGCTTCACCGAGGATGAAAATCGCTCGCTGGCGATCCTCGATCGGCGTTTGGAGCAGACCGAGGCCGACGTCGAGGCCGCAGATGCCCGGGTGCGTGAGTCGGACGCCCGCGAGCAGGCGCTGCGCCGGCAGCGCGAGGAGGCGAACGTTGCCCTGCGCGCGGCCGCTCATGGGGTCGGCGAGCGTCAAGCGCAACGCGAGGAGGTTCAGCGCCTGCTCTACCCCGGCCAGCATAGCCTGCTGGAATTTCTGCGCCGTGAACTGCCCGGTTGGGAGGCGCATCTCGGCAAGACGATCGACTCGGCCCTTTTGCAGCGGGCCGATCTCAAACCGGCGCTGATCGAGCCGCCGCGGGACGCGCTTTTCGGCGTTTGCCTGGATCTGTCGGCCATCGAGTTGCCCGAGCACGCCGCCGCCGAACCGATTCTGTGCCAGCGTCTACAGCTCGCCGAGGATGCGCTGAAAGATGCGGAGAATCGGCAACAGGCCGCCGAGAAGTCGCTGGGAGATCTCACCAGCGCCCTGGACGAGCAGCATCGCGAGCTGACCCTGGCCGGTGCCAAACAACGTGGCCAGCGCGAAGACTGGCGCCGACTCAAGGATGAGCGGCGCGCGTGCAAGGAGCAACTCGACGAGGCGCTGCGCGAACGCAGGAACGGAGCGCGCAAACAGCGGACCGAGCTGGAGGCTCGGATCCAGCGGCTGGCCGGCGAGCGCCAGCAGTGGCTGGAAGACCTCCGCATCCGGCACGGCGACGCGCAACTGGAACTCAACGCGCATTGGCGGGAGGCGATCGGACGGCTGGATCACGATCTCCGGCAGTTGCGCGACTCCATGGAAGAAGGCAAACGCACGGCCAAGGCCGAGTTGGACGCCTGTACTGCCTGGTTCAACGGCGAACTCAAGTCGCGCGGCCTGGATGAACAGGAAATCATCGGACTGAACCAGCGGATCGGCGTCCTCGACAAGCAGATTAAGCGCGCGGAGCAGCGTCGCCCCGAGGTGCGGCAATACGACGACTGGTTCCAGCTCAATTGGATGACACGCAAACCGAAACTCCAGGACGAATTGGATGACAACCGCCGCCGCGCCGCGACACTCGATCAAGCGCTCAAGTCCGTGAACAGCGACTTCAAGCGCGAACGCAGCCAACTCACGGAGACCCGCGAGCGCGCCATGCATCGAAAAAACGCGTCGGAAGAGCGCATGAACCGACTCAAGAGCCTGCTCGGTCGTTTCAACGCACTGAAGCTGCCCCGCGACGAAGCGCCGCCGGAGGGCGAGATCGACGAGCGTCTGCGCCTTGGCGACGAACTGCTGTACGAGCGCGGTCGGATGCTAGACGCGGTCAAGGGCCATGTGGAGCGTTTCGATACACTGATCGCCGGTCAGTCCGGCTCCAGTTTGGCGGAAACCTGGGAGCGTGGCCGCGAGGACAGCATGATGGTCGACGAGCAGGGGATGCGCCGACTGGACCACCGCAGGCTGGTGCCGCACTTGGCGCAATTGCTCACGGTGATGGTGCCCCAGAGCCTGATGGCGCTGCGCGAGCAGGGCCGGATGTTCGGGCTCGACCTCAACAATTATTACGCTGTCCTGGTCGATATCGATCGGCGCATCGCCGCGCAGAGCGCGCGCATCACCCGCGAAGTCAGCGAGGATCTGTTTCTCGACGGCGTCTCCGACTCCGCGGTGCGCATCCGTTCGCGCATCGGCGAGCTGGAATTCTGGCCGGATCTGCGGGCCTTTATCACAGCCTTCAAGGCCTGGCGGGAGGACGACTTCAGCGGTCTGCCCGGCGAGGATTATATCGGCAGCCTGCGCCGGGCACTCGACATCATCGGCCGCTCGGCCCAGAGCGGGAACATCGCCGGGCTGCTGGAGATCGAACTGCGCCTGCGCGAGGGCCGCAGCGATCTGGTGATCCGCACCGACCGCCAGCTCAGCGAATCCTCCAGCCACGGCATGGCCTATCTGATTCTCTGCAAGTTTCTGCTGGCCTTCACGCGGCTGCTGCGCGGCAACGCGCCGGTGACGATCCACTGGCCCATCGACGAGTTGGGAACCCTGCACTATCAGAATGTGAAAAAGATTTTCGATGCCTGCACCGCGAACGGCATCCATGTGCTGGGCGCCTTTCCCAACCCGGATTCGGAGGTGCTCGGACTCTTCGCCAACCGCTACATCGTCAACAAACAGACCCGTCAACTCCAGGTCGTCAAGCCACGCGCGGACGCCATCGCGGCCATGTTGCGGCAACGTCAGGCCGAGGAGGCATTGTAG
- a CDS encoding phosphoenolpyruvate carboxylase has product MNANPHPSGVRFLRLLGHQAEPIMDAYLSGSVADQALEPGVRDSLVKHGVLYRPEPGADLHLRRTVRALLEEALRDDRNRQIDANTGAALLTFKTLANHYREAHHQGDYAAADVYLADLKEHVYAFGEALIHAIRVLWSRINNEFGYVGTLNARIRENELAQSQVSDLLTGLELVRFEELAESAGDLRELRHLLVTNLQRTIGAAVQELSLAQSRLLELLGRFRQIRGRTRLLKGWLLHVGQHPEYRVGPHAAGSAIPSLFNRAAPGLAPANPNIHDQTQESELLALLSRIRALHPRDPTVRSLADAPELTLTAPEEFDVESSPIRAAVDAYFCQVIDLGLPLSALDYRQGQALHWDAESWLYQVIGVYAGLPEEQKQCFELETLGEPHPLYSGNFIIRDLRLWLN; this is encoded by the coding sequence GTGAACGCCAATCCGCATCCGTCCGGGGTGCGCTTTCTGCGTCTGCTCGGGCACCAGGCCGAGCCCATCATGGATGCCTATCTGTCCGGATCGGTGGCAGATCAGGCGCTGGAGCCCGGCGTGCGGGACAGTCTCGTCAAGCACGGCGTGCTCTACCGTCCCGAGCCCGGCGCCGATCTGCACCTGCGGCGGACGGTTCGGGCGCTGCTCGAGGAGGCCCTGCGCGATGACCGCAACCGCCAGATCGATGCCAACACCGGCGCGGCGCTGCTGACCTTCAAGACGCTGGCGAATCATTATCGCGAGGCCCATCATCAGGGCGATTATGCCGCCGCCGACGTCTATCTGGCCGATCTGAAGGAGCATGTCTATGCCTTTGGCGAGGCGCTGATCCACGCCATCCGCGTGCTCTGGAGCCGCATCAACAACGAGTTCGGCTATGTCGGCACGCTCAACGCCAGGATTCGCGAGAACGAGCTGGCGCAGTCCCAGGTGAGCGACCTGCTCACGGGGCTGGAACTGGTCCGTTTCGAGGAACTCGCCGAGAGCGCCGGCGATCTGCGCGAACTGCGTCATCTGCTGGTGACCAACCTGCAGCGCACCATCGGCGCCGCGGTCCAGGAACTGAGCCTGGCGCAGAGCCGGCTGCTGGAGCTGTTGGGCCGCTTCCGCCAGATTCGCGGGCGAACCCGGCTGCTCAAGGGCTGGCTGCTCCATGTGGGACAACATCCGGAGTATCGAGTCGGTCCCCACGCCGCCGGCAGCGCGATCCCCTCACTCTTCAACCGGGCCGCGCCGGGCTTGGCCCCGGCAAATCCGAACATTCACGATCAGACGCAGGAGTCCGAACTGCTGGCCCTGCTGTCGCGGATCCGCGCCCTGCATCCGCGCGACCCGACCGTCCGCAGCCTGGCCGACGCGCCCGAGCTGACGCTGACCGCACCTGAGGAGTTTGACGTGGAGAGCAGCCCGATCCGCGCCGCGGTGGACGCCTATTTCTGTCAGGTCATCGATCTCGGCCTGCCGCTTTCAGCCCTGGACTACCGCCAGGGGCAGGCGCTGCACTGGGACGCGGAAAGCTGGCTGTACCAGGTGATTGGCGTCTACGCGGGCCTGCCCGAGGAGCAGAAGCAGTGCTTCGAGCTGGAGACCCTCGGTGAGCCGCATCCGCTCTATAGCGGCAATTTCATTATTCGGGATCTGCGTCTATGGCTGAACTGA
- a CDS encoding MFS transporter has product MPDQALSYRIGPLRLAPGVLPRHGWTFLIAAFFSIGLMIFISIGQTYILNEHLHIPSSEQGAISGNLVFFTEILTLLLFLPAGILMDRVGRRPVYAAGFLLLALTYALYPFAESVDALYVYRIVYAMAVVTVAGGLSTVLADYPAECSRGKLVALVGLMSGLGVVFISQGFGALPKVFAGAGIDGVAAGRLTHFIVAGLSVAVAAFLVWGLKPGLPIRHEERPSVRDLLVGGFSQARNPRILLAYSAAFIARGDQSVNAVFLILWGTLAGKAAGLEPAAAVMGGTLIFVIAQIAALVWAPILGPLLDRIDRASALAVCMALAALGNLALLLLDDPLASHGLIFFILLGIGQISVFLGGQSLIGQEAPPAQRGSVLGAFNVAGAIGILLITFVGGHLFDRIDPRAPFVVVGVINILLMFASVYVRLRYPVKPAIEEMRAATAI; this is encoded by the coding sequence ATGCCTGATCAAGCGCTTAGTTACCGAATCGGCCCGCTCCGTCTCGCCCCCGGCGTCCTGCCGCGCCACGGCTGGACCTTTCTCATCGCCGCCTTTTTTTCCATCGGCCTGATGATCTTCATTTCCATCGGCCAGACGTACATCCTGAACGAACATCTCCACATTCCCTCGTCCGAGCAGGGCGCCATCAGCGGCAATCTGGTCTTTTTCACCGAGATCCTTACGCTGCTGCTGTTTCTGCCCGCCGGAATCCTGATGGACCGGGTTGGGCGCCGACCCGTCTATGCCGCGGGCTTTCTCCTGCTGGCCCTGACCTATGCGCTCTATCCCTTCGCCGAATCGGTCGACGCGCTCTATGTCTATCGCATCGTCTACGCCATGGCCGTGGTCACGGTCGCCGGGGGGCTCTCGACCGTGCTGGCCGATTATCCGGCCGAATGCTCGCGTGGAAAGCTGGTCGCGCTCGTGGGGCTGATGAGCGGACTGGGCGTCGTCTTCATCAGTCAGGGCTTCGGCGCGCTGCCGAAGGTGTTTGCTGGTGCGGGTATCGATGGGGTCGCGGCAGGCCGTCTGACCCATTTCATCGTCGCCGGACTCTCGGTCGCGGTCGCCGCCTTTCTCGTGTGGGGACTCAAGCCCGGTCTGCCGATCCGTCACGAGGAACGCCCGAGCGTGCGGGATCTTCTGGTCGGCGGGTTCTCGCAGGCGCGCAATCCGCGCATCCTGCTGGCCTACTCGGCGGCCTTCATCGCCCGCGGCGATCAATCCGTGAATGCCGTCTTTTTGATCCTCTGGGGCACGCTCGCCGGCAAGGCCGCCGGGCTGGAACCGGCGGCGGCGGTGATGGGCGGCACCCTGATCTTCGTGATCGCCCAGATCGCGGCCCTGGTATGGGCACCGATCCTGGGACCATTGCTCGACCGCATCGACCGGGCCAGCGCGCTGGCGGTCTGCATGGCGCTGGCCGCGCTGGGCAATCTGGCGCTCCTGCTGCTCGACGATCCGCTGGCCAGTCATGGCCTGATCTTCTTCATCCTGCTCGGGATTGGCCAGATCAGCGTCTTTCTGGGCGGTCAATCGCTGATCGGACAGGAGGCGCCGCCCGCGCAGCGCGGTTCGGTGCTGGGCGCCTTCAACGTCGCCGGCGCCATCGGGATTCTGCTGATCACCTTCGTGGGCGGGCATCTGTTCGACCGGATCGACCCGCGCGCGCCCTTCGTGGTGGTGGGGGTTATCAATATCCTGTTGATGTTCGCCAGCGTCTATGTTCGTCTCCGGTATCCGGTCAAGCCGGCGATCGAGGAGATGCGCGCGGCGACGGCGATCTAA
- the ltrA gene encoding group II intron reverse transcriptase/maturase, with product MSLTTPETIRTLQRKLYTKAKQEPAYRFYALYDKVYREDILRHAWNLVRSNGGSPGSDGVSFEAIEQGEGVEGFLKGLAEELREKRYRAQPVRRAMIPKGDGRERPLGIPTIRDRVVQMAVKLVIEPIFEADFTPHSYGFRPQRSAHDAIDDIANALWAGHTHVIDADLSSYFDTIPHANLMTVVAERMTDGAILALLKQWLKAPIIGVDDQGKRRTVGGGKANRVGTPQGGVISPLLSNLYLHLLDRIWDRHRLKDKLGAHIVRYADDFVVLCKQGVEEPLKVVRHVTDRLGLTLNETKTHVVDAKETGFHFLGFTLQMSQGAKTGKWYPNVRPSDKAVAKITAKVTDLTRRELTCIPLDDVVGSVNRSLRGWAGYFHFRNSSLAMSKVRNHAEQRLRIHLRKRHKVKNWKAGYAKFPSRDLYDRHGLHPLPKGPGWKTAHAMV from the coding sequence ATGTCGCTAACAACCCCGGAGACGATCAGGACACTCCAGAGGAAGCTCTACACCAAGGCCAAGCAAGAACCGGCCTACCGCTTCTACGCGCTCTATGACAAGGTGTACCGGGAAGACATCCTCCGTCACGCCTGGAATCTTGTCCGGTCAAATGGAGGCAGCCCCGGTAGTGATGGGGTCAGCTTCGAGGCCATCGAGCAAGGCGAAGGGGTAGAAGGGTTTCTGAAGGGCCTCGCAGAGGAACTGCGCGAGAAACGCTACCGCGCCCAACCGGTACGGCGTGCGATGATCCCCAAAGGGGATGGCCGCGAACGGCCGCTGGGGATACCCACCATCCGCGACCGGGTGGTGCAAATGGCCGTCAAGCTGGTGATCGAGCCGATCTTCGAGGCGGACTTTACGCCGCACTCCTACGGGTTTCGACCCCAACGCTCGGCACACGATGCGATCGACGATATTGCCAACGCACTCTGGGCCGGTCACACCCACGTGATTGACGCTGATTTGTCGAGCTACTTCGACACCATCCCCCATGCCAACTTAATGACCGTGGTGGCCGAACGCATGACCGACGGAGCCATCCTAGCGCTTCTGAAGCAATGGCTGAAGGCACCCATCATCGGCGTGGACGATCAAGGAAAACGTAGGACGGTGGGCGGAGGAAAAGCCAACCGGGTTGGGACGCCGCAAGGCGGTGTCATCTCTCCGCTGTTGTCGAATCTCTACCTGCATCTGCTCGATCGTATTTGGGACCGACATCGGCTGAAAGACAAACTGGGGGCGCACATCGTCCGCTATGCGGATGATTTTGTCGTGCTCTGCAAGCAGGGTGTGGAAGAACCGCTGAAGGTGGTGCGCCACGTCACGGATCGACTGGGTCTGACGCTCAATGAGACCAAGACCCACGTCGTGGACGCCAAGGAAACCGGCTTTCACTTTCTGGGCTTCACGCTCCAGATGAGCCAAGGCGCCAAGACCGGCAAATGGTACCCGAACGTGCGCCCGTCGGACAAAGCTGTGGCTAAAATCACGGCGAAAGTGACGGACCTCACACGCCGGGAACTGACCTGTATCCCGCTCGACGATGTGGTGGGGAGTGTCAACCGCAGCCTGCGTGGCTGGGCGGGCTACTTCCATTTCCGCAATTCCAGTCTGGCGATGAGTAAGGTCCGGAACCACGCCGAACAGCGGCTGCGAATCCACTTGCGCAAGCGACACAAGGTCAAGAACTGGAAAGCGGGTTACGCCAAATTCCCGTCTCGCGACCTCTATGACCGCCATGGACTGCACCCACTCCCGAAAGGTCCCGGCTGGAAGACAGCGCATGCCATGGTGT
- a CDS encoding DUF7281 domain-containing protein, which yields MAELTRRHLLAVHRLLRERLDKVPNSAVWERIRLTFEIGEARGRDLHFSDEERQLLREQCRLAWGFDPLDGVPQGNRREVAVSAIDEKIAAERPDDRHVLVKGRLPEPLPPLASDLSLRLPISSLNPDAIGQVVVIENLDSFDDWHAFRSPDELADALVLYRGHGGLARGARNLLSVLPEHSPVTVFPDWDPAGLQIAQTLPRADGLLVPELNERLLAKGSPEHFARQHRQIRFLDSVELDRWQSVWAAMKAARISLKQQHMLALDATLERIPRR from the coding sequence ATGGCTGAACTGACCAGGCGTCATCTGCTGGCGGTGCATCGTTTGCTGCGCGAGCGTCTCGACAAGGTGCCGAACTCGGCCGTCTGGGAGCGGATTCGGTTGACCTTCGAGATCGGGGAGGCCAGGGGCCGGGATCTGCATTTCAGTGACGAGGAACGCCAACTCCTGCGCGAGCAGTGCCGGTTGGCCTGGGGCTTCGATCCATTGGACGGGGTTCCGCAAGGCAATCGGCGCGAGGTCGCGGTCAGCGCCATCGACGAGAAGATCGCCGCCGAACGCCCCGACGACCGGCATGTGCTGGTCAAGGGTCGCCTGCCCGAACCCCTGCCGCCGCTTGCATCCGACCTGAGTTTGCGCTTGCCCATCTCCAGTCTGAATCCAGACGCCATCGGTCAGGTCGTGGTCATCGAGAATCTGGATAGTTTCGACGACTGGCACGCCTTCCGCTCGCCCGACGAACTGGCGGATGCCCTGGTGCTCTATCGCGGCCACGGCGGACTGGCCAGAGGCGCCCGCAACCTGCTGTCCGTCCTACCCGAACACAGCCCTGTCACCGTCTTTCCCGACTGGGATCCAGCCGGCCTGCAGATCGCCCAGACGCTGCCTCGGGCCGACGGTCTGCTGGTGCCTGAACTGAACGAGCGGTTGCTGGCCAAGGGCAGTCCGGAGCATTTTGCCAGGCAGCATCGACAAATCCGCTTTCTGGACAGCGTGGAACTCGATCGCTGGCAGTCCGTCTGGGCGGCAATGAAAGCCGCCCGGATCAGTCTCAAACAGCAGCATATGCTGGCCTTGGACGCGACGCTGGAGCGGATTCCCCGTCGTTGA
- a CDS encoding type II toxin-antitoxin system HicA family toxin — MKRSKLIQHLTKNGCVLLREGSRHAIWKNPSNGELTAVPRHSEIKDLMAHKICKDLKIQLP; from the coding sequence ATGAAAAGAAGCAAGCTTATTCAGCATTTAACAAAAAACGGATGTGTTTTGTTAAGGGAAGGCAGCAGACACGCGATTTGGAAAAACCCAAGTAATGGTGAACTGACAGCAGTTCCACGCCATAGTGAGATCAAAGATCTTATGGCGCACAAAATTTGTAAAGATCTGAAGATTCAATTGCCTTAA
- a CDS encoding type II toxin-antitoxin system HicB family antitoxin: MKAEFTAIVKKDGDWWLGWVEEIPGANAQEKTKEELLVSLKDAVIDILELRAEESRRLAERDFEEVPLAI; encoded by the coding sequence ATGAAAGCCGAATTCACTGCTATTGTGAAAAAGGATGGCGACTGGTGGCTGGGTTGGGTTGAAGAGATTCCCGGCGCTAATGCACAAGAAAAGACGAAAGAAGAATTATTGGTCAGCTTAAAAGACGCCGTTATTGACATTTTAGAACTAAGAGCAGAGGAGTCTCGCAGACTGGCGGAAAGGGATTTTGAGGAAGTTCCATTAGCTATATGA